The Bombus vancouverensis nearcticus chromosome 3, iyBomVanc1_principal, whole genome shotgun sequence genomic sequence ATAGGTTGATGAATTCTCGGTGCCGGAGTCGTAGTTACACTAGCTGGTTGGACGTTCATAGCTAATTTCTGAGGAAGATTCACTATCGTGGGTGTCTGCTGTTTTGCCGCCTGTAGGAGATGCTGCTTAGGATTCGGTGGAGCACCACCGGCATTGTTCAGTACCGGTGACATGGGTTGTCCTTGACCTTTTCCATTCGCAGCACCGATCTGCGCTACCGGCTGTTTAGCACGCGGACTTAAGCTCGGTGACGATACCCTGTTGCTAGAAACTTGGAGATGCAAAGCTTGCACAGCCTGCGTTGATTTTACGAGATTTGGTGGCTGCTGCACCACCGATGGCGGTTGACTAGCCACGCTGGAGGCCGTCGGTTTGGTAATGACAACTTGCTGTTGCGATTGCGCCGGTGTAGCCAGCTTGCTGGCGTTCAAGACGTGAGCCTTGAGGCTCGTGGGTTTCGACGGGGTGGAACAAGTGGATGTCGTCTGTGGAATAGTTACCACCGTCGTAGCTATAGAAGTAACTGTGGTAGAAATTGTTGCTGCTGGCTGAACCATGCTGACTGCGGAGGTGACTTGGTGAACAACCGGAGATTGTGGTTTCGTGATAACGCTGGTCTGCGGTTGGATCTGTTGATTTTGTTGAAGCGGTTCCGGGGCTGGTTCCTTCTTAAGTTCTTCGGAGACGGTTAAATTCTCCGGCTGCGGCTGTTTCGATCGCAACGTCTCGGTTGTATTGGGCGCAACGACCGCAGCGTTCACCAAACCAGCCGGAGTGATTCTCGCATCGCACGTGGCTCTGCTCACCGCTTGCGCCTGTCCAGAAGTGGTGGAAACAGGAATGTATTGACCTTCCTCCGACTCTCTCATCGGTATCAGCATTCCAGTGACTGGATCTATCAGCGTCATCGGTTCATGAGATACCGGTTTGTGCGTGGGTGACGGCGCAGCTGCAGGCTGCTGCTGACTCGTTTCTTCGGGCTTCGGCGTGGTCTCGTCCCGAAGCGAAACGACGTTCTCTTCTTTGTTCTGGAGTTCCTGCTGCGGCGCCGGAGGTGTCTCCTTTATCTTTATCAGTTCTCGATATTCCTCGTCATCGTCGTTCTCGGAAGTTCTCCTTACCGATTTACCGCGAACACCTCGCGGTGACTTTCTAGGTTCGGTCGGTTGTTGTACCGTGCTTTGAACGTTACGAGAAGAGCTGTTGTACCTAGTGCTTCGTCTGGTGGCGTGAACGTTCCCTCCAATGGATCCTCCTATCATCCCCTTGTTCATCGCGGAGCCACGCACCACGTCTTCGATCACGTCGTCGATCGTGTTTCTACTTCCATCCCTCTCGGCCAGTCTCCTGGACTTTCTGGTGTTCGCTGCTGGAGGAACAAATTCCTCCGGCGGTACTTCTTTCACAGCGGCTATAGGCGTCGCTGGCTGCGCGTTCGGACCAGTCAGACTCGGCACTGGTGACTTAATCGTGAGAATCAATCGCGGCCGTCCAGCATTATCTTCCTCGCTATCGTCATGGAATTCGTAAACGTCCGCCGGCAGCTTGTTCTTCTCTACGTGATGTTTGCTTCCCCTAGAAGTCCTCGCTCCTCGTTTATGCACAACGGTGGTGGTTGTGTTTCTGCTGCTTCGTCTGGTGGTCACACCGCCGCGGCTACCGAATCCTCGTCTGCTCTTGGTTCGACCACGTCGGCTCTTTGTCGACTCGCTTTCGCACGTCTCCACTCCCTCGTCCTGTTCCTCGTTGGTCGCGACGAAGTTCTTCTTGGTATCAGACTCGGTTGCCTCACCGCGGTTAAACCATTCGTACTCGTTGCTCTTTGCATCACCGCGGTTAAACCATTCGGACTCGTTGCTCTTTGGCTGCTCTTCCTGTGTCTCATTGGTAACACTTTGACCATGCTGTGCCGTTTCCTTGTCACCGTCGTCGTTGCCCTCGCCATCGCACAATGCGTCTACCTTCTTTATCACGCTCTCGATGTTCACCTCCTTCGCAGACCAATAGTCGCTATCTTCTTTACTGTCAGCCGGATCCTCCTTGGACGCATCGATCGCGAGCGGATCCGTGCACGGTTCTTTCAGTGGATCCTCCGCTGGTTCTTCCTCCATGTCCGCTTCCTCGTTCTCCTTGGGTATTTcgtcttcctcctcctcctcctcttcctcctcatCCTCTTCCTCTTTGACCTCGGGGTTCGCAAGTTCCGTCTTGATTTCGACTTCCATCATTTTAGGAACGAGACGATCGCCGTCGTTGGATTCGGACTTCGACGCGCCCAACAGCTTCTCTGAGTTGATCTGGTCCAGTTGTTGCTCGACCTTTGGAGATTTTGCATCCACCGCGTTGGCGCATGGTGCATTCAATGGCTGATTCAATGGTTGCTCGGACTCGGTGTTCGAGAATTCCTCCTTGATCGCGGTGGTATCCTCGTGCTTCAGGATATCGGATGGTTCCTCTTTTATGACATCAATCGGTTGAGTGGATTGTATGGGCGGAGTAAGTTGCATGGGCTGAGCCGTTTGTACCATCTGTGCATCGGGATCGACCTGGAGCTCCTGTTCTGGTGGTAGCCGCGACTCTAGCACGCACTCGGTGGTGTTCTGCTCAGTAGGAACGGAAGACGGAACCGTGGTAGGTACCGTCGTCGTTGTTCTGGAGACGATGGCTTGCGAGACTGTAGATACCAATGGAAGGTGAGGCTTGGAAAGATGACTGGATTGCAGAACCGGAGAATGCCTTTGGCTGCTGTTTAGAGACGAAATCGACGTTTGTGTGACGACGCATTTGTCCTCAGCCATGGAAACCGTTACACTGGATGGGATCTGTTGCTGTTGTTggtgttgttgctgttgttgttgctgttgttgttgctgttgttgttgctgttgttgttgctgttgctgttgctgttgttgttgctgctgctgttgctgctgctgttgttgctgctgttgctgctgctgctgctgctgttgttgttgttgctgctgctgctgctgctgttgttgttgctgctgctgctgttgttgttgctgctgctgctgttgttgttgctgctgctgttggcAAACTGGCATGGGTACCACCGTCTTGATCAGCGGTTGATTCGCTGACGAAACAGTGGACGCCCCGATGGTGTGCACCACGGACTTGTGGACTAGGTGAGGCTGCCCGTGAGCGACTATCACAGGACTGGGTGTCGAGGAACGTGGCACGTGGGTGGTCAAAAGCTGAAGACTCGATATCTCTTGCTTCTGCCTAGGGGACAATAAATTGTTGTCCGTAGTAATGGAGCCTGAAATTTGTTTCTGACCTCTGGACGACAAGGAGCAGGTTTCCGGGATGCTGGTCGGTTTGCCGAATACCAGGCTGGACGTGCTAGCGTTGATTTCGATCTTGGCCGTTTCAGGGATATACGTGGGCGGCTGGTTCGGCGAAGGAACCTTCGGAGAAGTGGAAGCCTTGTTCGTTGGTTCTGGGATAACGGCTGGTGACAATTTCGGTTCCTCCAGACGTTGCGGAGGCTCGTTAGGATTTACCGGAAGCAACGTTTCGATAACAGATTTGCCGCCGAGAGCCGAATCCCTAGAGCTCTTGACTTGCACGCCACCCGGAGCCAAAGGTGGTACGGGCATGTAAGGACGGTGTGGAATATTCAGCGTCAACGGCGGTAATCCACCTCTAGGATGACTGGGTGCTAGAGCTCTCATGCCTGGAGCGTGTTGAATAACCGGCTGTTGAGTGGCCGCCGTGGAATATATCTGTTGCGTCGGTGTGTCTGGCCTGTGAGCGGAGACGGGAACGCTGCTCACCGCGATCCTGGCTGGTGGTGGTGACGGTTTACCGACACTCGGTACGTGAGGACTGAGGGCGGAGTTTCGAGACCATTGACCGTTAGGTGAAAGTGGCTGCAAAATTCTCGGCGACAGTTGCGAGGGAACCAAAGGTGGCATTCTGGATGGAACCAACGGTGGTGGCAACGGTGGAGCTTGGTTCGAGGAGGCCGAGGTTGAAACCGCGGGGATGTTTTGCATTCTGGGAGAAGTTTGTCGCATGGGTGGGACCATCTGTGACTGTGGTGACACGGGAAGCTTTTGGTAAAGGGACTGCACGCCGATGGATGGCGGCGTTGACGATGGCTGTGGCGCCGACGGTCTAGGACTGGTCGCGGCTATTCTAGGCGTTTCGCTGGTGATCGGCACGCTGCAAGGACCTAACACGGGTTGCTTGTACTGCGGAGGTGGCGAGATCGAAGCGCGACGCGCCTGAGAGTTGTTCATTCTCTCCGGACTGGTTGCTGTAACGTTGGTTTCGTCGACGTTCTCGGCCGCTTGCACAGTCTTAGCCACCTCTCGCGGCTTCTCGTTCAAATTCCAGGAGTGAGCGATCACGGAGGTCGGTGGACTCGGCGGTTTCGCTGATACGGACGATCTGCGCGCCTCGATGGTCTTTTCCGTCGCAGGTACGGAAGGCGCGACAACGGTGGTGACGGCGGCGGGGGTCTTGGTAGGTGATTTGTAGTACGATGGAATGTCTGGCGTTTTCGGTGGTTGGCTCAAATCGAACGTCTCGTAGTTCGGGTCTTCCTCCGTATCCGTATCTATCTGCAAGTCGTGCTCGCTCTGAGGAGTGTCTGGTTTCATATCCGTCTCTCCTTCCGCCGTAGAGGCGTTCAGACTTTCGACGGCCTGCTGCATCTCCTCGACGTCCTCTTGAGGCGCCTCGGCCGGGGCTCCGACCGCGTCTTCCGTTTCGGCGTCTTCCTCTTCGCCTTCATACGAAAAGTCTTCCGTCGATACTCCGAAGGTTTCCTCCAGCAGAGCAGCTACCGCGTCTTCGGTTTCCTCCTGGGATATCGCGACTCGTGGCTTGTCCTCGGTTTGAGTGGGCGGCGTAGTCGGCGCATTCACTTCTGACTCCTCCCTACTTTCGCGTTCTTCCGGTTCCGAAATACTTTTCACCGCGTTTTCGTGAATAGTCTCGTCGATCTCGATACCGAAGCCTGGGATGAACttgtccttcttcttctctggcTTCCCGGCTGATTGAATACCACCGCTTGATGGAGGAGTCATCGACGACGGTACTGTTGTCGATGACACGCAAGTATTGGACGAAACCTTCGGAATGGGACTCAACAAAGTATCTCTAGGTGTAGGCAAAGTAGGTGACATCGTCTTGGGAATCAACGGGCTACTTGCTCTCGGGGGACTAGGATCAGCCCCCAGGTAGGGCAACTCGCCGCTCTTCtcatgatggtgatgatgatggtgatgatgatgatggtaaTCTTTCCGAGTCCGCTCTTCCTTcgactttttcctctttttcttcttctccttgaTCTTTTCCGGAATGGTCGACGGTGTGGATGGTTCGATGCTGTCGTTGTCGTCGGTGAATCGGAACACGTCAGGGTCGTTACTCTCCGTGCACGCAACGGCCGATTTCGGCGAGTTCGGTAGCCCCAAGAGCTTCGCCTCGATTTCTCGTCCCGCCTCGGCCAAGTCCACGCTGTTCTCGTCCTCTGTTTGATGACGACGTTTCTTCTCCGCCTTTCGCCTGACTCGTTCCACGTCCAACACCGGACTGTGGCCACCATCGCTGTCCGAAGCGTAGGTGTTGTTGGCCAACCGGTCGAAGAGCGCATTGTTCGACGGAGCGTCGTCGACGTCGTCTGACAACGGACCAAATATGTCTTCCATACGTTGCGAATCTCTAGCTTCCTGTCTGTTGAGCCTCTTTCTTCGTGCCTTCGCTTTTTCATCCGCGTTCCTGTCTCTCCTCTTATCTTTCTTGTTCCGTTGCTTCTTGTCCGATCGTATCCTCTCCTCCGTTGTTTCCAAAACCGTCGTGGTACCAGAGGTGACGACGGTCGTGGATGCGTTGACGGACTCGGTCGCATGATTGGCTCGACAATCCGCCGTCGCCGCCACGTTACTCGTCACGGTGTTCGATTTGGTCTTGTGCTCGACAGTTTCCGACGACTCGGTCTTGCTTAGACTGTCTTCGGTCGACATCGAGTTCTTTTGTCGCTTCTGCTTCTTCTTGTGTGACTTTTTCCGCGACGAATCACGCTCATGATTGTTAACCACGATCGCTGGTTGGTTGCCACGGCTGAATGACACCGGGATCCGTTCGTCATCGTCCGAGGTGCGCGGTTCTTCTTTTACGTTCGAGTGAACGACACTGTTCACGACTACCACGTTCGTCGTCTCCATGGAGTTCTGTTTCTCCTCGGTGTCAGCGAATCCGAGATCGACGTCGCTTTCCAGGAACCTCTCTGTCTTGACGGCCTTGCGAATCTTGTTGTTGAACGACGATGCCTCCTCTTCCTCGCTGGTGTCGGAGTGAATTCGAGATCGGGAACTCTTTCTGGACAAAGACTTGGCTCTGGCCGAGTCAGATTCCGAGGTGGCCTCGTCTTCTGTCAAAGCCTTGCTGGATACCGAGTCTCCGTCCCACGAGGTACTCTGCTTTTTCTCCTCCCGCCTCGCTCGACTTTGCTTCAGTTGTGAAAATTTGTCCTTAAGTCGTACTTGCCGTTTCTCCTCTTCGAGTTTCTGCATGTTCTTGGTCGAGCGTGCCTTCACTTTGTCATACATACTGATGTATGCGGGCTCGTCGTCAACGATATCGAAGATGGAGTGCTTCTTAGGTTCGTCGCTGTCCGTGTCCGTGGCGGATGGATGTCTGGCTACCTGAATATCGGGCGTCGATAGAGGACCGTCGTCCACGTCACTGTGTAGATTCAAGGAAGACTGTTGATGATGATGGTGCTGGTGTTGGTGATGCTGATGCTGATGCTGCTGCTGCATCTCTCGCGAATGATTCGAACCAATCGCGGTCTGTTCACTCGGCGAATTTGAGTCGTTGCGCTTTGAAAGATCCAGTCTCGATAGGAACTCTTTGTCCGACTCGTGGGACACTCTTGGACTCCGCTCCCTGGACTCCTTCTCGGATCGATTCCTCTTGCTTCGCTGCTTCTCTTTTCCTCCACCTTCGCGGTTGTTCTCTCGGTTCTCCCTGGTCGACTCTCTACTCATCTCGGTCGAATGAGATTGCTCCCTGGTATCTTGAGACTGTGTGAATACATTACCACTGCTACCTTCCTTTCCATCTCGGCTCTCCCTACTTTCGCGATTGGATCTGTGAGAATCGTTCCTATGTTTTCGATCCTCGGACCTTCTATTCTGTCTAGGCCGGTCTTTGCTGTCCCTCCTGTGCTCGGAGATCTTCATGCGTTTGGCGTCATCCTCGGTCGGGCCATCCTGCGACGAACATCGTCGCTTGATAGACACCGGCCCGGGGGAAATTTGATTTTGAGACTGGGAAATGGACTGATGAAGATGATTCTCGGTGGGTTGTCGCCTGCTTTCCTCACGATCCCTCTTTTCTTT encodes the following:
- the LOC117154154 gene encoding uncharacterized protein LOC117154154 isoform X3, whose amino-acid sequence is MVRETRHLWVGNLPENIREDRIREHFKRYGRVQSVKLLPRGEECPVDGGSGGSLGEGNEGGSGSSSGSGGSGAGNGTSGNTGGASATVAFMDIKSAAKAHATEHTLDERALTTQYYEPQHLQHRFPSHGSSEDHGSGGGSGGGVSGVVGSGVAGSGIVSGSVGSGVSGGGGGGGSGSCGGGGSANGGGGVGSGIGSSSGGNGSGGSGGSGGGGSSGGGSGGVNDRERDRERERERERERERERDRERDRDRDRDRDRDRERERDRERERERERERERDRERERGGEGFESRGSHGSFYSSERSSRGVGSGGGVGSVGGGGGGGIVVGGHPADPTPGDPGGYIPRGRPPPASSYHVTSTRARDRLYSRTGPYASGPPPPPHLDRHRGGLPPSSWSAYESTTSRYGNAPPPPSPANNDAYQDEQDYIRRLVPLGGGGGGGSSSTGALRQHKKQRRKSRSGSSSPSGSSRSGSSSSSRSGSSAGSTSGGSTSPGSSPHRTGNAAVTEDRRPLAIRVRNLPARSSDTSLKDGLFHEYKKHGKVTWVKVVGAAGERYALVCFKKPEDVEKALEVSHDKLFFGCKIEVAPYQGYDVEDNEFRPYEAEVDEYHPKATRTLFIGNLEKDVTASELRKHFEPFGEIIEIDIKKQGAVSSYAFCQYSDIGSVVKAMRSMDGEHLGANRIKLGFGKSMPTSCVWVDGIGDCMSEKYLNMQFHQFGPINQVVVDRERGHALVFFEQISCAQAAVKEMRGAALRGRRLQVDFASRECQETFYEHLERQGIAGEKPWDTRPSPAATFDVSRERSSFDSGVTVSNSSSRFTRYETPPRSRTASYSRTSGGGSTPGASPAHPTAMSRSSRRSYQDTYYDGEYTEPTPRRFRSYDEFSQGSGASHDDYQSSVLGDGKLNDDDCPPPSRRHAVQSVVTSVDPPAPPPPLLPPPDIRHLQKERVHLLEQLEECHSSGDEVGFAPKKRVKMDGTSTAILCEDDEPEIASLLVTSHSSRKGMDIRRVSDSKVVVHHGTRRGSCDGRGPGPCKRRRDVTSRHHEHHDGSRPGTPLVDERPENLVPSEPRRFRERSHDGPLSLPLPRFATQMLNNNNNNNNNNNNNNNNNNNNNNSSNNNNNNSGNSNNTGSSNNSSSGSSRSNNSSLAKMTSPPCINLSTAPSPRTAPQPPASPPLRHLSPSPTSSDSETAPQSPSLEERIRSLDEKYEKWSGSRALSAAGGDALAKLDATASERFRFRHKLLDLDLHEVQPSDIVKSVLAKRSVFDEDSKRLENFSEKYEPREFTGVIGVGSIGSSVSGLASSGSCTSKVCLQYPFPSHPPVQLSSSTSMAGQICIGTTSLSSSLTFTTTMSSTLKPPDPRTVVQHNCVHPTPTTPITPGTSIKTVSPELPPVSLPIGLGSGMAATSGNSSGLALASSILSSNGSVSSIHALGASTARGSIGTSGSSVSAFASVTIASSLAFSTMPTMAVLTTAATTSALSTTPITQATIVTTLNATSAASSLSSTCSLSSNQYQTSMSTVTSIILSSTTSLSNTSSSSFSITTVSSSSSSLSSSSSLSLSLSSSSSLSSTTDASRSRLRKEVGGCNRESREFRDSKDGRDSKYSGKSKDCQRKSRKEDADVERNRKDREEKDGSGSSSMTNDVADNDGHARERELKENKEMRYERKEREEKERREKEDRERQERREKDDRDRQERKEREERREKDEERRERERLDKERQEKDRREREERERERKEREENEVKEKERREKERLEREKREREERERQERREREERERREREDRERKERELRQEREKQEKERLRKEREDQERREKEERDRLERERRREEKERLERERKREREEKERLERERRKEKEERERAEKEKREKEERERLERDKHDREKRREREDQERREKEKSEREKRRDRDEKDKEKRDREESRRQPTENHLHQSISQSQNQISPGPVSIKRRCSSQDGPTEDDAKRMKISEHRRDSKDRPRQNRRSEDRKHRNDSHRSNRESRESRDGKEGSSGNVFTQSQDTREQSHSTEMSRESTRENRENNREGGGKEKQRSKRNRSEKESRERSPRVSHESDKEFLSRLDLSKRNDSNSPSEQTAIGSNHSREMQQQHQHQHHQHQHHHHQQSSLNLHSDVDDGPLSTPDIQVARHPSATDTDSDEPKKHSIFDIVDDEPAYISMYDKVKARSTKNMQKLEEEKRQVRLKDKFSQLKQSRARREEKKQSTSWDGDSVSSKALTEDEATSESDSARAKSLSRKSSRSRIHSDTSEEEEASSFNNKIRKAVKTERFLESDVDLGFADTEEKQNSMETTNVVVVNSVVHSNVKEEPRTSDDDERIPVSFSRGNQPAIVVNNHERDSSRKKSHKKKQKRQKNSMSTEDSLSKTESSETVEHKTKSNTVTSNVAATADCRANHATESVNASTTVVTSGTTTVLETTEERIRSDKKQRNKKDKRRDRNADEKAKARRKRLNRQEARDSQRMEDIFGPLSDDVDDAPSNNALFDRLANNTYASDSDGGHSPVLDVERVRRKAEKKRRHQTEDENSVDLAEAGREIEAKLLGLPNSPKSAVACTESNDPDVFRFTDDNDSIEPSTPSTIPEKIKEKKKKRKKSKEERTRKDYHHHHHHHHHHHEKSGELPYLGADPSPPRASSPLIPKTMSPTLPTPRDTLLSPIPKVSSNTCVSSTTVPSSMTPPSSGGIQSAGKPEKKKDKFIPGFGIEIDETIHENAVKSISEPEERESREESEVNAPTTPPTQTEDKPRVAISQEETEDAVAALLEETFGVSTEDFSYEGEEEDAETEDAVGAPAEAPQEDVEEMQQAVESLNASTAEGETDMKPDTPQSEHDLQIDTDTEEDPNYETFDLSQPPKTPDIPSYYKSPTKTPAAVTTVVAPSVPATEKTIEARRSSVSAKPPSPPTSVIAHSWNLNEKPREVAKTVQAAENVDETNVTATSPERMNNSQARRASISPPPQYKQPVLGPCSVPITSETPRIAATSPRPSAPQPSSTPPSIGVQSLYQKLPVSPQSQMVPPMRQTSPRMQNIPAVSTSASSNQAPPLPPPLVPSRMPPLVPSQLSPRILQPLSPNGQWSRNSALSPHVPSVGKPSPPPARIAVSSVPVSAHRPDTPTQQIYSTAATQQPVIQHAPGMRALAPSHPRGGLPPLTLNIPHRPYMPVPPLAPGGVQVKSSRDSALGGKSVIETLLPVNPNEPPQRLEEPKLSPAVIPEPTNKASTSPKVPSPNQPPTYIPETAKIEINASTSSLVFGKPTSIPETCSLSSRGQKQISGSITTDNNLLSPRQKQEISSLQLLTTHVPRSSTPSPVIVAHGQPHLVHKSVVHTIGASTVSSANQPLIKTVVPMPVCQQQQQQQQQQQQQQQQQQQQQQQQQQQQQQQQQQQQQQQQQQQQQQQQQQQQQQQQQQQQQQQQQQQQQQQQQQQHQQQQQIPSSVTVSMAEDKCVVTQTSISSLNSSQRHSPVLQSSHLSKPHLPLVSTVSQAIVSRTTTTVPTTVPSSVPTEQNTTECVLESRLPPEQELQVDPDAQMVQTAQPMQLTPPIQSTQPIDVIKEEPSDILKHEDTTAIKEEFSNTESEQPLNQPLNAPCANAVDAKSPKVEQQLDQINSEKLLGASKSESNDGDRLVPKMMEVEIKTELANPEVKEEEDEEEEEEEEEDEIPKENEEADMEEEPAEDPLKEPCTDPLAIDASKEDPADSKEDSDYWSAKEVNIESVIKKVDALCDGEGNDDGDKETAQHGQSVTNETQEEQPKSNESEWFNRGDAKSNEYEWFNRGEATESDTKKNFVATNEEQDEGVETCESESTKSRRGRTKSRRGFGSRGGVTTRRSSRNTTTTVVHKRGARTSRGSKHHVEKNKLPADVYEFHDDSEEDNAGRPRLILTIKSPVPSLTGPNAQPATPIAAVKEVPPEEFVPPAANTRKSRRLAERDGSRNTIDDVIEDVVRGSAMNKGMIGGSIGGNVHATRRSTRYNSSSRNVQSTVQQPTEPRKSPRGVRGKSVRRTSENDDDEEYRELIKIKETPPAPQQELQNKEENVVSLRDETTPKPEETSQQQPAAAPSPTHKPVSHEPMTLIDPVTGMLIPMRESEEGQYIPVSTTSGQAQAVSRATCDARITPAGLVNAAVVAPNTTETLRSKQPQPENLTVSEELKKEPAPEPLQQNQQIQPQTSVITKPQSPVVHQVTSAVSMVQPAATISTTVTSIATTVVTIPQTTSTCSTPSKPTSLKAHVLNASKLATPAQSQQQVVITKPTASSVASQPPSVVQQPPNLVKSTQAVQALHLQVSSNRVSSPSLSPRAKQPVAQIGAANGKGQGQPMSPVLNNAGGAPPNPKQHLLQAAKQQTPTIVNLPQKLAMNVQPASVTTTPAPRIHQPISQSTALKGINGQPHPLNPKAHLLQAVVPPMVAGVVASPPTQSHLINPQPASISCSRPPAPKPPPVTGTMEPPKVEVSMSGCIMVPTPSPQARGVSISTYEGGPLHGSVGATPSPGGQYGLVPPHRSQSPPLPPPAHHHANASQGDVVNHYGGLTRGGELPPHYMHPQMLQYQYLRAQQEAALTAPRIAYHIQETRSPHLPLDPKLETGIEDSHSPPLELRRSTRTPHDRTTDSPQVAQVYMMHGAVRLPPPPPPQYNTGSNPSLTGAPAAAARGGFYEPPPAHLRSQYPIAASEAPSDRAITPDRPRKHQVVTPPHASQVPPQADSFQMLLQRYPVMWQGLLALKNDQAAVQMHFVFGNPNVARDSLPCNSDGSTPPLRIAQRMRLEQTQVEGVARKMQMDNEHCMLLALPCGRDEVDVLQQSKNLQTGFIMYLQQKQAAGIVNIAAPGSQQPAYVVHIFPSCDFANESLARIAPDLLHRVAKIAHLLIVIATV